Proteins from one Niallia circulans genomic window:
- a CDS encoding 5'-deoxyadenosine deaminase — MSTILIQNAQIITMNAAETIVSGDILIENDRIKEIGQGLNADRADKIIDAANHTVIPGFIQTHIHLCQTLFRGKGDDLELMDWLRNRIWPLEAAHDQESIYYSAMLGIGELVESGTTTIVDMETVHHADFAFQAIAESGIRAVSGKVMMDKGSEVPAALQEKTADSIQQSVDLLEKWNQFDDGRIQYAFSPRFVVSCTEELLREVKVLSDKYKTFVHTHASENKTEIEIVQQETGMRNVVYLDHLGLANDRLILAHCVWLDEEEKRIIQEKGVHVSHCPGSNLKLSSGIAETPHLLHNHVSVSLGADGAPCNNNLDMFNEMRLAALIQKPIHGPTAMDARTVFRMATIGGAKAVGLETEIGSIEVGKKADIAILNLQNFHTYPSYDVDPISRIVYSATRADVVTTIINGRIIMENKIMRTIDKQIILKEADTSIRRLLKKTNIM, encoded by the coding sequence ATGTCCACAATACTAATTCAAAATGCGCAAATCATCACAATGAATGCAGCAGAGACAATAGTGTCTGGAGATATCTTGATTGAAAATGACCGTATTAAGGAAATTGGTCAAGGTCTTAATGCTGATCGTGCAGATAAAATTATTGATGCAGCAAATCACACAGTAATACCAGGATTTATCCAAACACATATTCATTTATGTCAGACCTTATTCAGAGGAAAAGGAGATGATTTAGAGCTGATGGATTGGCTTCGCAACAGAATTTGGCCGCTAGAGGCGGCTCATGATCAGGAGTCCATCTATTACTCGGCAATGCTTGGTATCGGCGAGCTGGTAGAAAGTGGTACGACAACAATTGTTGATATGGAAACCGTTCATCATGCAGATTTTGCTTTTCAGGCTATTGCCGAAAGCGGAATAAGAGCAGTTTCTGGAAAAGTGATGATGGATAAGGGCAGTGAAGTGCCAGCCGCTCTTCAGGAAAAAACAGCAGATTCTATCCAGCAAAGTGTTGATTTATTAGAGAAGTGGAATCAGTTTGATGACGGTAGAATCCAATATGCCTTTTCCCCAAGATTTGTTGTGTCATGTACAGAGGAGCTTTTAAGGGAAGTAAAGGTGCTATCTGATAAATATAAGACTTTTGTCCATACACATGCCTCCGAGAATAAAACGGAGATTGAAATTGTTCAACAAGAAACAGGGATGAGGAATGTCGTCTATCTCGACCACTTGGGCCTTGCGAATGATCGCCTAATTTTAGCTCATTGCGTTTGGTTGGATGAAGAAGAAAAAAGAATCATCCAAGAGAAAGGTGTTCATGTAAGTCATTGCCCTGGTTCAAATTTAAAGCTTTCTTCAGGTATTGCAGAAACACCGCATTTATTGCATAATCATGTCTCTGTCAGTCTTGGGGCAGATGGCGCACCCTGCAATAATAATCTCGATATGTTCAACGAGATGAGATTGGCTGCATTAATACAGAAGCCCATCCACGGACCAACAGCCATGGATGCAAGAACAGTATTTCGGATGGCAACAATCGGCGGAGCAAAAGCAGTTGGACTAGAAACGGAAATCGGCAGTATAGAAGTTGGGAAAAAAGCTGATATCGCTATCCTAAACTTACAGAACTTCCATACGTATCCCTCCTATGATGTTGATCCGATTTCAAGAATTGTCTATTCAGCAACAAGAGCAGACGTTGTTACAACCATTATTAATGGCCGAATCATCATGGAAAATAAAATTATGCGAACAATTGATAAGCAAATCATCTTAAAGGAAGCAGACACTAGTATAAGAAGATTACTTAAAAAGACAAATATTATGTAG
- a CDS encoding FtsW/RodA/SpoVE family cell cycle protein, which produces MRGTSKQFSDKFDWTLCLLIMLFCLTSCVSIYSASKAYLPTQLMWYGIGAIAIAVLTYFDNEQFRKLTWIFYGVGIALLVGLVFAPITDFTPQRNGAQSWYVIPGIGSIQPSEYMKVFTIMALSKVMHDHHEKTIYTTFKTDFILLCKMALAGGIPIALVIVQDLGTTLVLIAILAGMILVSGITWKIIIPLYGTALSLGSLILYLAIYGRDFLLKYLHIEDYQFKRIDSWLDPVESGDSGLQLVWSLQAIGSGLISGKGIGNVEVYIPERHTDFVFTIIGEEYGFIGGSIIIILYFLLIYHLTRTAFISNDPYSIYICVGVISMIAFHVFENVGMTIQLLPITGIPLPFISYGGSSLMTNMMAMGLIFSIRYHHRTYMFSSSLSV; this is translated from the coding sequence ATGAGAGGAACAAGCAAGCAATTTTCAGATAAATTTGATTGGACCTTATGTCTGCTTATTATGCTCTTTTGTTTAACAAGCTGTGTGTCCATTTACAGTGCCAGCAAAGCTTACTTACCAACACAGCTTATGTGGTATGGAATCGGAGCCATTGCCATTGCTGTTCTCACTTACTTTGACAATGAACAATTTAGAAAGCTTACTTGGATTTTTTATGGGGTAGGTATCGCACTTCTTGTCGGACTCGTATTCGCCCCCATTACTGATTTCACACCGCAAAGAAACGGAGCTCAAAGCTGGTACGTAATTCCAGGCATCGGCAGTATCCAGCCATCAGAATACATGAAGGTATTCACTATTATGGCTTTGTCAAAGGTCATGCATGACCACCATGAAAAGACTATCTACACAACTTTCAAAACAGACTTTATCCTTTTGTGCAAAATGGCATTAGCAGGGGGAATTCCCATTGCACTTGTTATTGTTCAGGATTTAGGAACTACTTTAGTACTTATAGCAATTCTTGCAGGAATGATTCTTGTTTCAGGTATCACTTGGAAAATCATCATTCCATTGTACGGAACTGCCCTATCTCTTGGGTCCCTTATTTTGTATTTAGCCATATACGGAAGAGATTTCCTGCTGAAATATTTACATATTGAAGACTATCAATTTAAACGAATTGATTCATGGCTCGATCCTGTTGAATCTGGAGATTCTGGCTTGCAGCTTGTTTGGTCTCTGCAGGCAATTGGATCTGGTCTTATTTCTGGAAAAGGCATTGGTAATGTTGAAGTTTATATACCTGAAAGACATACCGATTTTGTATTCACCATTATTGGGGAGGAATACGGCTTTATTGGCGGAAGCATTATTATTATTCTTTATTTCCTTCTCATCTATCATTTAACTCGAACTGCCTTTATATCGAATGACCCTTATAGCATTTATATATGTGTAGGTGTTATTAGCATGATAGCTTTCCACGTATTTGAAAACGTCGGAATGACAATCCAACTTCTGCCCATTACAGGAATTCCATTACCTTTTATCAGTTATGGGGGCAGTTCACTAATGACAAACATGATGGCAATGGGGCTCATCTTCAGCATTCGTTACCATCATCGCACTTATATGTTTTCTTCCAGTCTTTCTGTTTAA
- the mgtE gene encoding magnesium transporter produces the protein MIQNMSVNQITLHIIKTLKENKKAEFETIIDELQPYDIAQIYETLPDKHRTRFLLFLNTDLLANLLEEINKEEQLDILNKLGVEKTGKVLDLMDNDDLASLLNELSPETTEQLLSGMKKEESIIVQNLMNYPDETAGRMMTNRFVWIRDYYTTREAVDKLKSFADFAETLSYLYVINQKRQLVGVVSYRDLLIAEPQDKIMDIMYERVISVSVTEDQEQVAHIIQKYDFLAIPVVDEENMLMGIITVDDIIDVVIQEADEDIQKLSAGGKDIDFDTKAHVAAYRRLPWLILLLFIGIVSGSIISSYEDILSKAVALSFFMPMISGMTGNTGTQSLAVIVRGLISNTINKKIVTKVIFRELLVGLIIGATCGIIITLIAYVWQGEPVLGFVVGCSLFFTLIIGTLSGTIIPLILYRFKIDPAVASGPLITTLNDIFSLFIYFGIASAFLKHLM, from the coding sequence ATGATACAAAATATGTCAGTTAATCAAATCACACTTCACATCATTAAAACACTGAAAGAAAACAAAAAGGCAGAATTTGAGACTATTATAGACGAGCTTCAGCCCTATGATATTGCGCAAATTTATGAAACACTCCCCGATAAGCATAGGACCCGCTTCCTCCTTTTTCTTAACACAGATTTATTAGCAAACCTGCTCGAAGAGATTAATAAGGAAGAGCAGCTTGATATATTAAATAAACTTGGCGTTGAAAAAACTGGTAAAGTTCTTGATTTAATGGACAATGATGACCTTGCGTCACTTCTTAATGAACTTTCACCAGAAACAACAGAACAATTGCTTTCCGGCATGAAAAAAGAAGAGTCTATCATCGTCCAAAACTTGATGAATTATCCGGATGAAACAGCTGGTCGCATGATGACAAACCGTTTTGTATGGATTCGAGATTATTACACAACAAGAGAAGCTGTTGATAAACTGAAAAGCTTTGCAGATTTCGCAGAAACATTAAGCTACCTTTATGTTATTAATCAAAAAAGACAATTGGTTGGCGTTGTTTCCTATCGAGATTTATTAATTGCTGAACCGCAGGATAAAATTATGGATATTATGTATGAGAGGGTCATCAGTGTTTCTGTTACAGAAGATCAGGAGCAGGTTGCTCATATCATTCAAAAATATGACTTTTTAGCCATCCCTGTCGTCGATGAAGAAAATATGCTGATGGGTATTATAACTGTAGATGATATCATTGACGTTGTTATTCAAGAAGCCGATGAAGATATTCAAAAACTATCCGCCGGTGGTAAGGATATAGACTTTGATACGAAGGCACATGTTGCAGCGTACCGCAGACTGCCATGGCTTATTTTGCTCCTGTTTATCGGCATAGTATCAGGCAGCATTATCAGTTCTTATGAGGATATTCTCAGTAAAGCAGTAGCATTATCCTTTTTCATGCCGATGATATCTGGAATGACTGGTAATACTGGAACACAATCACTTGCAGTAATTGTTCGTGGGTTGATTTCTAATACAATTAATAAAAAAATTGTTACAAAGGTAATTTTTAGAGAATTACTTGTCGGACTTATAATTGGAGCAACATGTGGCATAATCATCACATTAATAGCATATGTATGGCAAGGAGAGCCTGTCTTAGGTTTTGTTGTTGGATGCTCCCTTTTCTTTACACTGATTATCGGAACACTGTCTGGTACAATCATTCCGTTGATTTTATATCGCTTTAAGATTGATCCAGCAGTAGCATCAGGTCCACTTATTACTACATTAAATGATATTTTTTCTTTGTTTATTTATTTCGGCATTGCAAGTGCCTTCCTCAAGCATCTTATGTAA